A single region of the Bacteroides luhongzhouii genome encodes:
- a CDS encoding ABC transporter ATP-binding protein: protein MIQLKDLTLGYEQRILLEKVSTHITGGQLVALLGRNGTGKSTLLRAIMGLETPKAGEIILHGKNIASLKPEKLARKISFVTTDKVRIANLRCKDVVALGRAPYTNWIGQLQAEDEKKVVTAMHLVGMSGYAEKTMDKMSDGECQRIMIARALAQDTPIILLDEPTAFLDLPNRYELCLLLKKLAQTEGKCILFSTHDLDIALSLCDTIMLIDNPQLYSLPTNEMITSGHIERLFRNESVTFDAQAMKIIIK, encoded by the coding sequence ATGATTCAACTAAAAGATCTGACATTAGGATACGAACAACGTATATTGCTGGAGAAAGTTTCCACCCATATCACGGGTGGACAGCTTGTCGCACTGCTCGGACGGAATGGTACAGGAAAAAGCACGCTTCTCCGTGCCATCATGGGGCTGGAAACACCTAAAGCCGGAGAAATCATCCTGCATGGGAAAAACATCGCTTCACTGAAACCGGAGAAATTAGCCCGAAAGATTAGTTTTGTAACAACTGACAAAGTACGAATCGCCAACCTGCGTTGCAAAGATGTAGTCGCATTGGGACGTGCTCCTTATACCAACTGGATCGGACAGTTACAAGCGGAAGATGAGAAAAAAGTGGTTACTGCCATGCATCTGGTAGGAATGTCCGGTTATGCAGAAAAGACAATGGATAAGATGTCCGACGGAGAATGCCAACGAATCATGATAGCACGCGCACTTGCACAAGACACACCTATCATTCTACTTGATGAGCCTACTGCTTTTCTGGATTTACCTAATCGCTACGAACTCTGCCTACTACTGAAAAAGCTCGCGCAAACGGAAGGAAAGTGTATCCTGTTCTCCACACACGACCTAGATATTGCCCTGTCTCTCTGCGACACGATCATGCTGATTGACAACCCACAATTGTATAGTCTCCCCACAAATGAGATGATAACGAGCGGACATATAGAAAGACTGTTCCGGAACGAATCTGTGACATTTGATGCACAAGCTATGAAGATAATCATCAAATAA